Proteins from one Sylvia atricapilla isolate bSylAtr1 chromosome 1, bSylAtr1.pri, whole genome shotgun sequence genomic window:
- the TP53INP1 gene encoding tumor protein p53-inducible nuclear protein 1 isoform X5 produces the protein MFQRLNNMLMGEIDSLSSQEPEFSEKEDDEWILVDFIDTCTNCSVEEADIVEASATDSSPVFSCLSSPLEHLPEASESCFIQFESCPMEESWFITPPPCFTAGGLTTIKVETSPMENLLIEHPSMSVYAVHNTCHSLNETGCGDEEFHSPGSPRAKKSCLRHTGTIGGPK, from the exons ATGTTCCAGAGGTTAAATAACATGCTAATGGGAGAGATTGATAGCTTGTCCAGCCAAGAGCCAGAGTTCAGTGAGAAAGAAGATGACGAGTGGATTCTGGTTGACTTTATAG ACACTTGCACTAACTGCTCTGTGGAGGAAGCAGACATTGTTGAAGCATCGGCCACGGACAGCTCGCCCGTCTTCTCTTGTTTATCGTCTCCCCTGGAACACTTGCCGGAGGCCAGCGAGTCTTGCTTCATCCAGTTTGAGTCATGTCCTATGGAGGAGAGCTGGTTTATTACCCCTCCCCCGTGTTTTACTGCAGGTGGATTGACCACTATCAAAGTGGAGACCAGTCCGATGGAGAACCTCTTAATAGAGCATCCCAGCATGTCTGTGTATGCTGTCCACAATACCTGTCACAGCCTTAATGAGACTGGATGTGGGGATGAGGAGTTTCACAGCCCAGGTAGTCCCAG GGCCAAGAAAAGCTGCTTAAGGCACACTGGCACA ATTGGAGGCCCGAAATGA
- the TP53INP1 gene encoding tumor protein p53-inducible nuclear protein 1 isoform X2, with amino-acid sequence MFQRLNNMLMGEIDSLSSQEPEFSEKEDDEWILVDFIDTCTNCSVEEADIVEASATDSSPVFSCLSSPLEHLPEASESCFIQFESCPMEESWFITPPPCFTAGGLTTIKVETSPMENLLIEHPSMSVYAVHNTCHSLNETGCGDEEFHSPGSPRLEARNETGQRVHCYVTALATSSTFLEKNKSFRPTHWIKEHNERHYLNRNSLRRQNLTRDCHSRQIKHNGLFVHQPCQRQFNY; translated from the exons ATGTTCCAGAGGTTAAATAACATGCTAATGGGAGAGATTGATAGCTTGTCCAGCCAAGAGCCAGAGTTCAGTGAGAAAGAAGATGACGAGTGGATTCTGGTTGACTTTATAG ACACTTGCACTAACTGCTCTGTGGAGGAAGCAGACATTGTTGAAGCATCGGCCACGGACAGCTCGCCCGTCTTCTCTTGTTTATCGTCTCCCCTGGAACACTTGCCGGAGGCCAGCGAGTCTTGCTTCATCCAGTTTGAGTCATGTCCTATGGAGGAGAGCTGGTTTATTACCCCTCCCCCGTGTTTTACTGCAGGTGGATTGACCACTATCAAAGTGGAGACCAGTCCGATGGAGAACCTCTTAATAGAGCATCCCAGCATGTCTGTGTATGCTGTCCACAATACCTGTCACAGCCTTAATGAGACTGGATGTGGGGATGAGGAGTTTCACAGCCCAGGTAGTCCCAG ATTGGAGGCCCGAAATGAAACAGGACAGCGTGTTCACTGCTATGTCACAGCTCTTGCTACTAGTTCAacttttctggagaaaaacaagagCTTTCGTCCTACCCACTGGATAAAAGAGCATAATGAAAGACACTATCTCAACAGAAACAGTCTCCGTCGCCAAAACCTTACCAGGGATTGCCACTCTCGGCAAATCAAGCACAACGGACTGTTTGTTCACCAGCCTTGCCAGCGTCAGTTCAATTACTGA
- the TP53INP1 gene encoding tumor protein p53-inducible nuclear protein 1 isoform X3: MFQRLNNMLMGEIDSLSSQEPEFSEKEDDEWILVDFIADTCTNCSVEEADIVEASATDSSPVFSCLSSPLEHLPEASESCFIQFESCPMEESWFITPPPCFTAGGLTTIKVETSPMENLLIEHPSMSVYAVHNTCHSLNETGCGDEEFHSPGSPRAKKSCLRHTGTIGGPK, encoded by the exons ATGTTCCAGAGGTTAAATAACATGCTAATGGGAGAGATTGATAGCTTGTCCAGCCAAGAGCCAGAGTTCAGTGAGAAAGAAGATGACGAGTGGATTCTGGTTGACTTTATAG CAGACACTTGCACTAACTGCTCTGTGGAGGAAGCAGACATTGTTGAAGCATCGGCCACGGACAGCTCGCCCGTCTTCTCTTGTTTATCGTCTCCCCTGGAACACTTGCCGGAGGCCAGCGAGTCTTGCTTCATCCAGTTTGAGTCATGTCCTATGGAGGAGAGCTGGTTTATTACCCCTCCCCCGTGTTTTACTGCAGGTGGATTGACCACTATCAAAGTGGAGACCAGTCCGATGGAGAACCTCTTAATAGAGCATCCCAGCATGTCTGTGTATGCTGTCCACAATACCTGTCACAGCCTTAATGAGACTGGATGTGGGGATGAGGAGTTTCACAGCCCAGGTAGTCCCAG GGCCAAGAAAAGCTGCTTAAGGCACACTGGCACA ATTGGAGGCCCGAAATGA
- the TP53INP1 gene encoding tumor protein p53-inducible nuclear protein 1 isoform X1, which yields MFQRLNNMLMGEIDSLSSQEPEFSEKEDDEWILVDFIADTCTNCSVEEADIVEASATDSSPVFSCLSSPLEHLPEASESCFIQFESCPMEESWFITPPPCFTAGGLTTIKVETSPMENLLIEHPSMSVYAVHNTCHSLNETGCGDEEFHSPGSPRLEARNETGQRVHCYVTALATSSTFLEKNKSFRPTHWIKEHNERHYLNRNSLRRQNLTRDCHSRQIKHNGLFVHQPCQRQFNY from the exons ATGTTCCAGAGGTTAAATAACATGCTAATGGGAGAGATTGATAGCTTGTCCAGCCAAGAGCCAGAGTTCAGTGAGAAAGAAGATGACGAGTGGATTCTGGTTGACTTTATAG CAGACACTTGCACTAACTGCTCTGTGGAGGAAGCAGACATTGTTGAAGCATCGGCCACGGACAGCTCGCCCGTCTTCTCTTGTTTATCGTCTCCCCTGGAACACTTGCCGGAGGCCAGCGAGTCTTGCTTCATCCAGTTTGAGTCATGTCCTATGGAGGAGAGCTGGTTTATTACCCCTCCCCCGTGTTTTACTGCAGGTGGATTGACCACTATCAAAGTGGAGACCAGTCCGATGGAGAACCTCTTAATAGAGCATCCCAGCATGTCTGTGTATGCTGTCCACAATACCTGTCACAGCCTTAATGAGACTGGATGTGGGGATGAGGAGTTTCACAGCCCAGGTAGTCCCAG ATTGGAGGCCCGAAATGAAACAGGACAGCGTGTTCACTGCTATGTCACAGCTCTTGCTACTAGTTCAacttttctggagaaaaacaagagCTTTCGTCCTACCCACTGGATAAAAGAGCATAATGAAAGACACTATCTCAACAGAAACAGTCTCCGTCGCCAAAACCTTACCAGGGATTGCCACTCTCGGCAAATCAAGCACAACGGACTGTTTGTTCACCAGCCTTGCCAGCGTCAGTTCAATTACTGA
- the TP53INP1 gene encoding tumor protein p53-inducible nuclear protein 1 isoform X4 produces MFQRLNNMLMGEIDSLSSQEPEFSEKEDDEWILVDFIGGLTTIKVETSPMENLLIEHPSMSVYAVHNTCHSLNETGCGDEEFHSPGSPRLEARNETGQRVHCYVTALATSSTFLEKNKSFRPTHWIKEHNERHYLNRNSLRRQNLTRDCHSRQIKHNGLFVHQPCQRQFNY; encoded by the exons ATGTTCCAGAGGTTAAATAACATGCTAATGGGAGAGATTGATAGCTTGTCCAGCCAAGAGCCAGAGTTCAGTGAGAAAGAAGATGACGAGTGGATTCTGGTTGACTTTATAG GTGGATTGACCACTATCAAAGTGGAGACCAGTCCGATGGAGAACCTCTTAATAGAGCATCCCAGCATGTCTGTGTATGCTGTCCACAATACCTGTCACAGCCTTAATGAGACTGGATGTGGGGATGAGGAGTTTCACAGCCCAGGTAGTCCCAG ATTGGAGGCCCGAAATGAAACAGGACAGCGTGTTCACTGCTATGTCACAGCTCTTGCTACTAGTTCAacttttctggagaaaaacaagagCTTTCGTCCTACCCACTGGATAAAAGAGCATAATGAAAGACACTATCTCAACAGAAACAGTCTCCGTCGCCAAAACCTTACCAGGGATTGCCACTCTCGGCAAATCAAGCACAACGGACTGTTTGTTCACCAGCCTTGCCAGCGTCAGTTCAATTACTGA